From one Phocaeicola salanitronis DSM 18170 genomic stretch:
- the pyk gene encoding pyruvate kinase, producing the protein MMLKQTKIVASISDLRCDVDFIRDLFNAGMNVVRMNTAHASREGFEKLINNVRQVSNRIGILMDTKGPEVRTTASAEGHIDFKTGEKVCIVGNPDRETTHECIAVSYPGFVHDLSVGADVLIDDGDLELRVVDKNEDTLFCEVCNDATLGNRKSVNVPGVRINLPSLTEKDRNNILYAIEKDIDFIAHSFVRNKQDVLDIREILDAHNSDIQIIAKIENQEGVDNIDEILEVADGVMVARGDLGIEVPQERIPGIQRKLIKKCILARKPVIVATQMLHTMINNPRPTRAEVTDIANAIYYRTDALMLSGETAYGKYPVEAVKTMTKVAAQAEKDKMEENDIPIPLTPENTDVTSFLAKQAVRATTLMPIRAIITDSFSGRTARSLAAFRGKYPVLAICYKEKTMRHLALSYGVEAIYMPEKANGQEYYFTALRKLLNDGVLTRKEMVAYLSGGKKGTHTSFLEINQVDDVLEAGDDYVLPNRNRYL; encoded by the coding sequence ATGATGCTCAAACAAACAAAAATCGTGGCGTCTATATCTGACTTGCGTTGCGATGTTGATTTTATCAGAGACTTGTTTAATGCAGGAATGAACGTGGTGCGCATGAATACCGCTCATGCCAGCCGCGAGGGATTCGAGAAATTGATTAACAACGTGCGTCAGGTATCGAACCGGATTGGCATCTTGATGGATACCAAGGGACCGGAGGTGCGTACTACGGCGAGTGCCGAAGGGCATATAGACTTCAAGACGGGCGAAAAGGTGTGCATCGTGGGAAATCCCGACCGGGAGACTACGCATGAGTGCATTGCGGTCAGCTATCCGGGATTCGTACACGATCTTTCGGTTGGGGCGGATGTGCTGATTGATGACGGTGATTTGGAACTGAGGGTGGTGGATAAGAACGAAGATACCTTGTTCTGTGAAGTATGCAACGATGCCACGCTGGGCAACCGTAAGAGCGTGAACGTGCCGGGCGTACGCATCAATCTTCCTTCGCTTACCGAGAAAGACCGCAACAACATCCTGTATGCCATTGAGAAAGACATCGACTTCATTGCCCACTCGTTTGTGCGCAACAAGCAGGACGTGCTGGATATCCGCGAGATACTCGACGCGCACAATAGCGACATTCAGATTATCGCGAAGATTGAGAACCAGGAAGGCGTAGACAATATTGACGAAATCCTGGAGGTGGCAGACGGGGTTATGGTGGCTCGTGGAGACTTGGGAATCGAAGTGCCCCAAGAGCGCATCCCGGGCATTCAGCGCAAGCTCATCAAGAAATGTATCTTGGCGCGCAAGCCGGTGATTGTAGCTACCCAGATGCTTCATACGATGATTAACAACCCGCGCCCGACCCGTGCGGAGGTGACCGATATCGCGAATGCCATTTACTATCGTACGGATGCGTTGATGCTGAGCGGCGAGACGGCATACGGGAAATATCCGGTGGAAGCCGTGAAGACCATGACGAAAGTGGCTGCGCAAGCCGAGAAAGACAAGATGGAGGAAAACGACATTCCTATCCCCTTGACTCCCGAGAATACCGATGTGACCAGCTTCCTGGCAAAACAGGCGGTACGCGCTACGACCCTCATGCCTATCCGCGCCATCATCACCGACAGTTTCAGCGGGCGTACGGCACGCAGCCTGGCTGCATTCCGCGGGAAATATCCGGTACTGGCCATTTGCTATAAGGAGAAGACCATGCGCCATCTTGCCTTGTCGTACGGGGTGGAAGCCATCTATATGCCCGAAAAGGCAAACGGGCAGGAATATTATTTCACGGCATTGCGCAAATTGCTCAATGACGGTGTCCTGACCCGCAAGGAGATGGTGGCATACCTGAGCGGAGGAAAGAAAGGCACGCACACTTCGTTCCTCGAAATCAATCAGGTAGATGATGTGCTGGAAGCCGGCGACGATTATGTATTGCCTAACCGGAACAGGTATTTATAA
- a CDS encoding O-methyltransferase, whose protein sequence is MKETDALDAYILAHIDPESDYLKALYRATHVKLLRPRMASGHLQGRMLKMFVEMIRPRQVLEIGTYSGYSALCLAEGLEEGAMLHTFEINDEQEDFTRPWLEGSPYADKIRFYIGDALQMVPAMDITFDLAFVDGNKRVYMDYYEMILPKLRAGGYIIADNTLWDGHVLEEPRSADAQTIGIKKFNDYVASDKRVEKVILPLRDGLTIIRKK, encoded by the coding sequence ATGAAAGAAACCGACGCGCTGGATGCGTATATACTTGCGCACATTGATCCGGAAAGCGATTACCTGAAAGCGCTTTACCGGGCTACGCATGTCAAGCTTTTGCGCCCCCGCATGGCTTCGGGGCATTTGCAAGGGCGGATGCTGAAGATGTTTGTCGAGATGATCCGCCCCCGTCAGGTGCTGGAGATAGGCACGTATAGCGGGTATTCTGCCTTGTGCCTTGCCGAAGGGCTGGAAGAGGGCGCCATGCTTCATACGTTCGAAATCAATGACGAGCAGGAAGATTTCACCCGCCCGTGGCTGGAAGGCTCGCCCTACGCCGATAAAATCAGGTTCTACATTGGCGATGCCCTGCAGATGGTCCCTGCGATGGACATCACCTTCGACCTTGCTTTCGTCGACGGCAACAAGCGGGTGTATATGGATTATTATGAGATGATATTGCCCAAGCTCCGTGCCGGGGGCTATATCATTGCCGATAACACCTTATGGGACGGGCATGTGCTGGAAGAACCCCGCAGTGCAGATGCGCAGACCATCGGCATCAAGAAGTTCAATGATTATGTGGCATCCGACAAGCGTGTGGAAAAAGTAATCCTTCCTTTGCGGGACGGACTGACGATAATTCGAAAGAAATAG